Proteins found in one Planctomycetaceae bacterium genomic segment:
- a CDS encoding ABC transporter ATP-binding protein encodes MSGQSRVLHKELPEALEQALEQSGLAPKEAWLRVDTDLNLASDYEQVFLCAEADRLYTAAAPTTGSASPVRVLLTRESIKEIRTRQGVGGGFLEALVEGIYVEVLAFSNARSDVFHKVAPKLRAWCEKKPASVGVEDDHDPRRCPKCGLTLAFPGDLCQRCLKRSATFFRVLKLMRPYAGKAALMMALVLAAIALAMVPQKLVQLLIDGVLAPVKQIDVLGWTLSTPVLRGDKVVWLLALIGVLMLVYIISAILTAVSGRLSSQVGTRITYDMRNRVFDHLVKLGVDFYDRYSTGQMMTRVAIDTQQMQGFVQQLTSGLLAQLIQLVVVGAALFAINWKLALCTLFPAPFVVIATRFFWKKIYPRYYRVQDATSKLHGALNTILSGIRVVKAFGQEPREQGRFDRSSTYVRDREREVQYSVTAFHPKVSLLFQAGSMLVWFVGGTQVFDGEMKLGTLMMFFGLLGMFWAPLTQLTQLTNWLTNFLTASQRVFEILDTNLQIVEAPNPVPMPAAKGAIVFENVSFGYNRREPVLKNVSFSIAPGEHIGVVGKSGSGKTTLINLLSRFYDVDEGRILVDGVDIRQIKLNDLRHNVGIVLQEPFLFRGGIWANIAYGRTDATPEMVLTAAKAANAHEFIMRHPLGYDTYVGERGAGLSGGERQRVSIARALLYDPPILVLDEATSNIDTESEQLIQGALVRVTAGRTTLAIAHRLSTLRNCDRIVVIDGGTVAECGTHDELMTGQGLYYRLVKIQTELSRGSTVDAMIAGGQA; translated from the coding sequence AGCTTCCTGAGGCACTGGAGCAGGCCCTGGAGCAATCGGGCCTGGCGCCGAAGGAAGCATGGCTGCGTGTCGACACCGACCTGAACCTCGCCAGCGATTACGAGCAGGTCTTTCTTTGCGCCGAGGCGGACCGGCTGTACACCGCCGCCGCGCCGACGACGGGCTCAGCCAGCCCGGTTCGCGTGCTGCTGACGCGCGAGTCGATCAAGGAGATCCGCACGCGCCAGGGGGTCGGCGGCGGGTTCCTCGAGGCGCTGGTGGAGGGCATCTACGTCGAGGTGCTGGCGTTTTCGAACGCGCGCTCGGACGTCTTCCACAAGGTTGCGCCCAAGCTGCGGGCCTGGTGCGAGAAAAAACCCGCCTCGGTCGGCGTCGAAGACGACCACGACCCGCGACGATGTCCCAAGTGCGGGCTGACGCTGGCGTTCCCCGGCGACCTGTGCCAGCGCTGCCTCAAACGCAGCGCCACGTTCTTCCGAGTGCTCAAGCTCATGCGCCCCTACGCCGGCAAGGCCGCTCTGATGATGGCGCTGGTGCTGGCGGCGATCGCCCTGGCGATGGTGCCCCAGAAGCTGGTGCAGTTGCTCATCGACGGGGTGCTGGCGCCGGTGAAACAGATCGACGTGCTGGGCTGGACGCTTTCGACGCCGGTGCTGCGGGGCGACAAGGTCGTCTGGCTGCTGGCGTTGATCGGCGTGCTGATGCTGGTCTACATTATCAGCGCGATCCTGACCGCTGTCAGCGGCCGCCTGTCCAGCCAGGTCGGCACGCGCATCACGTACGACATGCGCAACCGCGTCTTCGACCACCTGGTGAAGTTGGGCGTGGACTTCTACGATCGCTACAGCACCGGGCAGATGATGACGCGCGTGGCAATCGACACCCAGCAGATGCAGGGCTTCGTGCAGCAGTTGACGTCGGGCCTGCTGGCGCAGTTGATCCAGTTGGTGGTGGTGGGCGCGGCCCTTTTCGCCATCAATTGGAAGCTGGCGCTGTGTACGCTGTTTCCGGCCCCGTTCGTCGTGATCGCCACGCGGTTCTTCTGGAAGAAGATTTACCCCCGCTACTACCGGGTGCAGGACGCCACCAGCAAACTGCACGGGGCGCTGAATACGATTTTGTCCGGCATTCGCGTGGTCAAGGCCTTCGGGCAGGAACCTCGCGAGCAAGGGCGCTTCGACCGCTCCAGCACGTACGTGCGCGACCGCGAGCGCGAGGTGCAGTATTCCGTGACGGCGTTTCACCCCAAGGTCTCGCTGCTGTTCCAGGCCGGCTCGATGCTGGTGTGGTTCGTCGGCGGCACGCAGGTTTTCGACGGTGAGATGAAGCTGGGCACGCTGATGATGTTCTTCGGGCTGCTGGGGATGTTCTGGGCGCCGCTGACGCAGTTGACGCAACTGACGAACTGGCTGACGAACTTCCTGACAGCCTCGCAGCGGGTCTTCGAAATCCTCGACACCAATCTTCAGATCGTCGAGGCGCCCAACCCGGTGCCCATGCCCGCGGCCAAGGGCGCCATCGTGTTCGAGAACGTCTCGTTCGGCTACAACCGCCGCGAGCCGGTGCTCAAGAACGTCTCGTTCAGCATCGCCCCCGGCGAGCACATCGGCGTGGTGGGCAAGAGCGGCTCGGGCAAGACGACGCTGATCAACCTGCTGTCGCGGTTCTACGACGTCGACGAGGGGCGCATCCTCGTCGACGGGGTCGACATCCGCCAGATCAAGCTCAACGACCTGCGCCACAATGTCGGTATCGTCCTGCAGGAACCTTTCCTCTTCCGCGGCGGCATCTGGGCCAATATCGCCTATGGGCGCACCGACGCGACGCCCGAGATGGTGCTCACGGCCGCCAAGGCCGCCAACGCCCACGAGTTCATCATGCGCCACCCGCTGGGCTACGACACGTACGTCGGCGAGCGCGGGGCGGGGCTTTCCGGCGGCGAGCGCCAGCGCGTCTCCATCGCCCGGGCGCTGCTGTACGACCCGCCCATCCTCGTGCTCGACGAGGCCACCAGCAACATCGACACCGAGAGCGAGCAGCTCATCCAGGGCGCGCTGGTGCGAGTGACGGCCGGTCGCACGACGCTGGCCATCGCCCACCGCCTCAGCACGCTGCGCAACTGCGACCGGATCGTCGTCATCGACGGCGGCACGGTGGCCGAATGCGGCACGCACGACGAGCTGATGACCGGGCAGGGGCTGTACTACCGCCTGGTGAAGATCCAGACCGAGTTGTCGCGGGGCTCGACGGTCGACGCGATGATCGCCGGAGGTCAGGCATGA
- a CDS encoding DUF1854 domain-containing protein, protein MSAVEKNNERIGPDPTITRFLTPDMCRIHLGNMSAMHVTIVGERIYGGVFAAYAFPVGHPDGYVSLIHSHSGGEIEIGIIRDLNEFPPEQAQLVRHALSKRYFVPVIRGIDAMAWQFGLIGVEVQTDKGPRSFLIRWQQTSAVDYGHRGKVLIDIDENRYLIPDVSALPGDQQQRFLRFIYW, encoded by the coding sequence ATGAGCGCGGTCGAAAAGAACAACGAGCGGATCGGGCCGGACCCGACCATCACGCGGTTTCTGACGCCGGACATGTGCCGCATCCACCTGGGCAACATGTCGGCGATGCACGTGACGATCGTGGGCGAGCGGATCTACGGCGGGGTGTTCGCCGCCTACGCCTTCCCGGTGGGGCACCCGGACGGCTACGTCTCGTTGATCCACTCGCACAGCGGCGGCGAGATCGAGATCGGGATCATCCGCGACCTCAACGAGTTCCCGCCCGAGCAGGCGCAGCTCGTGCGCCACGCGCTGTCCAAGCGGTATTTCGTGCCCGTCATCCGCGGGATCGACGCCATGGCCTGGCAGTTCGGCCTCATCGGCGTCGAGGTGCAGACCGACAAGGGCCCGCGCAGCTTCCTGATCCGCTGGCAGCAGACCAGCGCCGTCGACTACGGCCATCGCGGCAAGGTCCTCATCGACATCGACGAAAACCGCTACCTCATCCCGGACGTCTCGGCCCTTCCGGGCGACCAGCAGCAGCGATTCCTGCGATTTATCTACTGGTGA